One Gloeobacter morelensis MG652769 DNA window includes the following coding sequences:
- a CDS encoding pyruvate formate lyase family protein, with amino-acid sequence MPKPTPADPWQGFRPGSWQVRTDVENFIAANCEPYLGDDSDLTGPTERTQALWVQAQMLQQAARATARRSAGPGATPAGRFGADYLDRREELVYGLIDPLDVEQLPVGSDCRQLALYGSQRLRRLGMQSGAVETVEALAGCYGLDIGRPAATAQQAIQWTYLALLATRDPLFGQRRTVSGLDTFFDVYFQRDLGRGLLVEEEAQELVDDLMIKLRLPQPTLSELYLPLAAGVDPEGRPLVTRTDFRFVNTYYTLGPAAEPHLLVLWSAALSGAFRRFCGEVTIDTSSLRYAQSLPLPQTGLAQTFSPDALGATRAEQVENLGLWLDRQPDDLHLGINVFGREALVSTLTRPNKFAHLTVQLADGAVDLHSLSPLGRRQVLLQLLGSFER; translated from the coding sequence GTGCCCAAACCTACCCCTGCCGACCCCTGGCAGGGCTTCCGGCCAGGCAGCTGGCAGGTGCGCACCGACGTCGAAAATTTTATTGCCGCTAACTGCGAACCCTACCTGGGGGACGACAGCGATTTGACCGGTCCAACCGAGCGTACCCAGGCGCTCTGGGTGCAGGCGCAGATGCTTCAGCAGGCGGCGCGGGCCACTGCCCGGCGCAGCGCCGGTCCAGGCGCAACCCCAGCAGGTAGGTTTGGCGCCGACTACCTCGATCGGCGCGAAGAACTCGTCTATGGCCTGATCGACCCGCTCGATGTCGAGCAGCTGCCGGTGGGGAGCGATTGTCGGCAGTTGGCCCTGTACGGATCGCAGCGATTGCGCCGCTTGGGTATGCAGTCGGGGGCCGTCGAGACAGTCGAAGCGCTCGCCGGTTGCTACGGCCTCGACATCGGCAGACCGGCGGCCACCGCCCAGCAGGCTATCCAGTGGACCTATCTGGCGCTGTTGGCCACCCGCGATCCGCTTTTTGGCCAACGCCGTACCGTCAGTGGTCTCGACACTTTTTTCGATGTCTACTTCCAGCGCGACCTCGGTCGCGGTCTGTTGGTCGAAGAAGAAGCCCAGGAACTGGTAGACGACCTGATGATCAAGTTGCGGTTACCCCAGCCGACGCTGAGCGAACTGTACCTGCCCCTGGCTGCGGGCGTAGACCCCGAAGGCAGGCCGCTGGTCACCCGCACCGACTTTCGCTTCGTCAATACGTACTACACCCTGGGACCAGCAGCCGAACCGCACCTGCTGGTGCTCTGGTCGGCGGCCTTGAGCGGGGCCTTCCGGCGCTTCTGCGGCGAGGTGACCATCGACACCAGTTCGCTGCGCTACGCCCAATCGCTGCCGCTGCCGCAGACGGGTCTGGCCCAGACTTTCAGTCCCGACGCTTTGGGCGCCACCCGCGCCGAGCAAGTCGAAAACCTCGGTCTTTGGCTCGACCGGCAGCCGGACGACCTTCATCTGGGGATTAACGTCTTTGGCCGCGAGGCACTGGTTTCGACGCTGACCCGTCCCAACAAGTTTGCCCATCTGACCGTGCAACTGGCGGACGGCGCGGTGGATCTGCACAGCCTCAGCCCGCTCGGACGGCGCCAGGTACTTCTACAATTGCTGGGAAGCTTCGAAAGGTAA
- a CDS encoding IctB family putative bicarbonate transporter, with protein MAILQRWASSSFAWGFLESLAFADAPLQRWWRASLPGRVQQWLSHWAAGSLAARAAEPVAAGVFCLVLLISPFVPTAAVGAVLAVGLALVVLLFAARTRPLSPLALPVLAFWLSGWVSLIGSPRVLLSLDGWLKMTLYAGGFALGAHLLQKPLYRTLAVGSYLAATLPVSIYGLLQYVNGAPPLATWVDPESPLADTTRVYSFLGNPNLLAAYLIAAIPLGVVGALVWKNWAAKVMAALAAGAGALCLVLTYSRGGWIALMATVLVLAVLLWPWLGERLKPEWRLWVPVVFLGTAAAALVVAVVAVPAVGERALSIFDGRDDSSNNFRITVWGAVFEMIRAYPLTGIGPGNLTFEAIYPFFQRPKFDALSAYSIVLEITVELGIVGLLAFLWLASALLVQGFTVWVRRAELTGALWCAAATCAVVGLLVNGLSDTVWFRPSVQVVWWMLCALIGAEYLRAHGQVDQD; from the coding sequence ATGGCCATATTGCAGCGTTGGGCCAGCAGCAGTTTTGCCTGGGGATTTCTTGAATCACTGGCGTTTGCGGATGCGCCGCTTCAGCGCTGGTGGCGGGCAAGCCTGCCGGGCCGGGTGCAGCAATGGCTGTCGCACTGGGCCGCAGGCAGTCTGGCGGCCCGGGCGGCGGAGCCGGTAGCTGCAGGAGTGTTCTGTCTGGTGCTGTTGATTTCGCCTTTTGTGCCCACGGCGGCGGTGGGTGCGGTGCTGGCCGTGGGTCTCGCTCTGGTGGTCCTGCTTTTTGCCGCGCGCACCCGGCCGCTCTCGCCGCTCGCTCTGCCGGTATTGGCTTTCTGGCTGAGCGGCTGGGTGTCGCTGATCGGTTCGCCGCGAGTGCTGTTGAGCCTGGATGGCTGGTTGAAGATGACCCTGTACGCGGGGGGCTTTGCTTTGGGAGCGCACCTGCTGCAAAAGCCGCTTTATCGCACCCTGGCGGTGGGCAGTTATCTGGCAGCCACTCTGCCGGTGTCGATCTATGGGTTATTGCAGTACGTAAACGGTGCCCCGCCCCTGGCTACCTGGGTGGATCCCGAGTCCCCCCTCGCCGACACTACGCGCGTTTACAGTTTTCTGGGCAACCCGAATCTGCTTGCGGCCTACCTGATCGCCGCGATCCCACTCGGGGTGGTGGGGGCGCTGGTTTGGAAAAACTGGGCGGCTAAGGTGATGGCCGCCCTTGCCGCCGGGGCAGGGGCGCTTTGTCTGGTGCTCACCTACTCGCGCGGCGGCTGGATCGCCTTGATGGCAACCGTTCTGGTGCTAGCGGTTCTGCTGTGGCCGTGGTTGGGCGAGCGGCTGAAGCCCGAGTGGCGGCTTTGGGTACCGGTGGTGTTCCTGGGGACGGCGGCAGCCGCCCTGGTGGTGGCGGTGGTGGCGGTACCGGCGGTGGGCGAGCGGGCTTTGAGCATCTTCGACGGCCGCGACGATTCGAGCAACAACTTTCGTATCACCGTTTGGGGTGCAGTCTTCGAGATGATCCGCGCCTACCCGCTCACCGGTATCGGTCCTGGCAACCTGACTTTTGAAGCGATTTATCCCTTTTTCCAGCGCCCCAAATTCGATGCGCTGAGCGCCTATTCGATCGTGCTGGAAATTACGGTCGAATTGGGGATCGTCGGGCTCCTGGCTTTTTTGTGGCTGGCGAGCGCCCTGTTGGTGCAGGGCTTCACTGTCTGGGTGAGGCGTGCGGAACTGACCGGGGCGCTCTGGTGTGCTGCCGCCACCTGTGCGGTGGTCGGGCTGTTGGTCAACGGCCTGAGCGATACCGTCTGGTTTCGCCCGTCGGTGCAGGTGGTCTGGTGGATGCTGTGCGCCCTTATCGGTGCGGAGTACCTGCGCGCCCACGGCCAGGTCGATCAAGATTGA
- a CDS encoding response regulator transcription factor, with protein sequence MVRLRVDRTMIRVAVAADAAVVRAGLAALVAASPDLTVVGHSVSLAELPQLLEELQPEVVLVDLEDGIDDAVLDWLPGPVPSLIEGEGVPAVPLVLLTEETAASWLAEVLRSGVRALLPRTATAAEITAAITAAAGALVAIHPDLLGAMLSALPGQPRAPTEVPLQSLTPREVEVLSMLAEGLGNKTIARRLQISEHTVKFHIGSIFSKLGAASRTEAVTLGVRRGLIML encoded by the coding sequence TTGGTCCGCCTGCGGGTGGACCGCACCATGATTCGCGTGGCGGTGGCGGCCGATGCTGCTGTCGTGCGCGCCGGGCTGGCTGCCCTGGTGGCGGCCAGCCCCGATCTGACCGTCGTCGGCCACTCCGTTTCCCTTGCCGAGCTGCCGCAACTATTGGAGGAATTGCAGCCCGAGGTCGTGCTGGTTGACCTCGAAGATGGCATTGACGACGCAGTGCTCGACTGGCTTCCCGGCCCTGTCCCATCCCTAATCGAAGGAGAGGGCGTCCCGGCGGTCCCTTTGGTCCTCCTCACCGAGGAAACCGCAGCAAGCTGGCTGGCCGAGGTGCTGCGCTCCGGCGTGCGCGCCCTGCTGCCGCGCACCGCTACCGCCGCTGAGATCACCGCCGCGATCACAGCGGCAGCGGGTGCGCTGGTGGCGATCCACCCCGACTTGCTGGGTGCGATGCTCTCTGCTCTACCCGGCCAGCCGCGCGCACCCACCGAAGTGCCCCTGCAGTCCCTCACACCGCGCGAAGTAGAGGTGCTCTCGATGCTCGCCGAGGGCCTCGGCAATAAAACCATCGCCCGCCGCCTGCAAATTTCAGAGCACACCGTCAAATTTCACATCGGCTCGATTTTCAGCAAACTCGGAGCCGCCAGCCGCACCGAAGCCGTTACCCTGGGCGTCAGGCGGGGACTGATTATGCTCTAG
- a CDS encoding S1C family serine protease, with translation MTSPTGALQAFSNALADTVEAVGRAVVAVDPHSRSTPSGVLWREGVVVTADHLLKRDDEITVTVHDGRTMAATLAGRDPGTDLAVLRVADVPAPDVPFGDAQRLKVGHLALALARPGEHGLSASLGTVCNVGGPWRTWRGGQIDRLIRLDLSLFAGFSGGALVDTEGRIVGINTAALSRSTGIAIPAATVDRVVDQLLATGRVARGYLGIGMQPVRLPDSLRATLNLPGTGAVIVVNLEAGSPAEHAGVLLGDVFVGIDGHTVGDTEEVLALLTPERVGKSLPVQIVRGGQRVEVSVIVGERPRRGA, from the coding sequence ATGACTTCACCGACAGGTGCTTTGCAAGCTTTCTCCAACGCTCTGGCCGACACCGTCGAAGCGGTCGGCCGGGCGGTGGTCGCCGTCGACCCCCACTCGCGCAGCACGCCCAGCGGTGTGCTCTGGCGCGAAGGGGTGGTCGTCACCGCCGACCACCTGCTCAAACGCGACGATGAAATAACCGTCACTGTGCACGATGGGCGCACGATGGCGGCAACGCTGGCCGGGCGCGATCCCGGCACCGATCTGGCGGTGTTGCGCGTGGCGGATGTCCCCGCCCCCGACGTGCCCTTCGGTGATGCCCAAAGGCTCAAAGTCGGGCATCTGGCCCTTGCCCTCGCCCGCCCGGGTGAGCACGGCCTGAGCGCCAGCCTCGGCACCGTCTGCAACGTGGGCGGTCCCTGGCGCACCTGGCGCGGCGGACAGATCGACCGGCTCATCCGCCTGGATCTGAGTTTGTTTGCGGGATTTTCCGGCGGCGCTCTGGTGGACACTGAAGGCCGCATCGTCGGGATCAACACGGCCGCGCTCTCGCGCAGCACCGGGATCGCCATTCCGGCTGCCACCGTCGATCGGGTGGTAGACCAGTTGCTGGCCACCGGACGGGTCGCCCGTGGCTATCTGGGCATCGGCATGCAGCCGGTGCGCCTGCCCGACAGCCTGCGCGCCACCCTCAATTTGCCCGGTACGGGTGCGGTGATCGTCGTCAACCTCGAAGCGGGTTCCCCCGCCGAGCACGCCGGTGTGCTTCTGGGCGATGTGTTCGTCGGGATTGACGGCCACACCGTCGGGGACACCGAGGAGGTGCTGGCCCTGTTGACCCCGGAGCGGGTCGGCAAGAGCCTGCCGGTGCAGATCGTCCGGGGCGGTCAGCGAGTCGAGGTATCCGTCATTGTCGGCGAACGGCCGCGGAGAGGGGCGTGA